A genomic region of Candidatus Auribacterota bacterium contains the following coding sequences:
- a CDS encoding BMC domain-containing protein, which yields MSEALGMIETRGFAAMVEAADAMVKAAKVELVSYEKIGGGYVTAIVRGDVASVRAATEAGARGAEKVGELVSVHVIPRPHANVDAALPLGRPTGGKD from the coding sequence ATGTCAGAAGCATTAGGCATGATTGAAACGAGGGGTTTTGCGGCAATGGTGGAGGCAGCCGACGCCATGGTCAAGGCGGCGAAGGTCGAGCTGGTGAGTTATGAGAAGATCGGCGGCGGCTACGTCACGGCGATCGTCCGCGGCGATGTGGCATCGGTCAGGGCAGCGACCGAAGCCGGCGCGCGCGGCGCTGAGAAGGTTGGCGAGCTCGTTTCCGTGCACGTGATCCCGAGGCCTCACGCGAACGTTGACGCGGCACTTCCGCTCGGCAGGCCAACCGGCGGCAAAGATTGA